One Capsicum annuum cultivar UCD-10X-F1 chromosome 2, UCD10Xv1.1, whole genome shotgun sequence genomic window carries:
- the LOC124896217 gene encoding uncharacterized protein LOC124896217, whose protein sequence is MNVKKKVVVEPREETLKSKDKGDDKEPVEIDEKLAENNKPQSDVLPTIQTPPSFLKRLKKKEENDKIKKFIAKLSNLSINIPLLKVIQEILGYANLMKKLMSKKKLVKGDTIEVTYGCIAIISSEMAKNKKDPVAFTIRCIIGTHKFEKALCDLGASINLMLFAIYMRLSLSTPTSTSMRFVIVDRSIKKSIGVLFNMLVKVDKFILIADFVVLDYEMDHRYLLSLVELSLPLEELLSIWSLGK, encoded by the coding sequence ATGAATGTAAAGAAAAAGGTTGTGGTTGAGCCAAGAGAAGAAACCCTAAAATCTAAAGATAAAGGGGATGACAAAGAACCAGtggaaattgatgaaaaattggCAGAGAATAATAAGCCACAAAGTGATGTATTACCCACCATTCAAACCCCTCCTTCATTTCTAAAAAGGCTTAAGAAGAAAGAGGAGAAcgacaagatcaagaaattcatagctaagcttagcaacctctctatcaatATCCCATTACTTAAGGTTATCCAAGAGATTCTGGGGTATGCTAAtcttatgaagaaattgatgTCAAAGAAGAAACTTGTTAAAGGTGACACCATTGAAGTCACCTATGGGTGTATCGCTATCATAAGTAGCGAAATGGCAAAAAATAAGAAAGACCCCGTGGCCTTCACAATTCGATGCATAATCGGGACACACAAGTTTGAAAAAGCTCTATGTGATCTTGGTGCAAGTATAAACCTCATGCTATTTGCAATATATATGAGACTTAGCTTGAGTACCCCTACATCAACGTCGATGAGGTTTGTGATAGTGGACCGATCTATTAAGAAATCAATTGGTGTTTTGTTCAACATGTTGGTAAAGGTAGATAAATTCATCCTTATAGCGGATTTTGTGGTGCTAGATTATGAGATGGACCATAGGTACCTATTATCCTTGGTCGAACTTTCCTTGCCACTGGAAGAGCTATTGTCAATTTGGAGCTTGGGGAAATGA